The Flavobacterium jumunjinense genome includes a region encoding these proteins:
- the groL gene encoding chaperonin GroEL (60 kDa chaperone family; promotes refolding of misfolded polypeptides especially under stressful conditions; forms two stacked rings of heptamers to form a barrel-shaped 14mer; ends can be capped by GroES; misfolded proteins enter the barrel where they are refolded when GroES binds) produces the protein MAKDIKFDIEARDGLKRGVDALANAVKVTLGPKGRNVIISKSFGGPTVTKDGVSVAKEIELQDPLENMGAQMVKEVASKTNDLAGDGTTTATVLAQAIVKEGLKNVASGANPMDLKRGIDKAVEAIVEDLGKQTVSVGDSSEKIKQVASISANNDETIGDLIAKAFGKVGKEGVITVEEAKGTDTYVDVVEGMQFDRGYLSPYFVTNADKMIAELENPYILLYDKKISNLQELLPILEPVAQSGRPLVIIAEDVDGQALATLVVNKLRGGLKIAAVKAPGFGDRRKAMLEDIAILTGGTVIAEESGFALDNATIEMLGTAETVTIDKDNTTIVNGAGDAENIKARVNQIKAQVETSTSDYDKEKLQERLAKLAGGVAVLYVGAASEVEMKEKKDRVDDALHATRAAVEEGIVAGGGVALVRAKAVLANIKAENADEATGIQIVNKAVEAPLRTIVENAGGEGSVVIAKVLDGKGDFGFNAKTGEYVEMLKAGIIDPKKVTRVALENAASVAGMILTTECALIDIKENESAGHSHMGGGMPGMM, from the coding sequence ATGGCAAAAGATATAAAATTTGATATAGAAGCACGTGACGGATTAAAACGTGGTGTAGATGCATTAGCAAACGCAGTAAAAGTAACTTTGGGACCTAAAGGAAGAAATGTAATCATTTCTAAATCTTTTGGAGGACCAACTGTAACTAAAGATGGTGTTTCTGTTGCAAAAGAAATCGAATTACAAGACCCATTAGAAAACATGGGAGCACAAATGGTTAAAGAAGTAGCTTCAAAAACTAATGACTTAGCTGGAGACGGAACAACAACTGCTACTGTACTTGCACAAGCAATTGTAAAAGAAGGATTGAAAAATGTTGCTTCTGGTGCAAATCCAATGGATTTAAAAAGAGGAATTGACAAAGCTGTTGAGGCTATAGTTGAAGACTTAGGGAAACAAACTGTTTCTGTAGGTGATTCTTCTGAAAAAATAAAACAAGTGGCTTCTATTTCTGCAAACAACGACGAAACTATTGGTGATTTAATCGCTAAAGCTTTCGGTAAAGTAGGAAAAGAAGGTGTAATTACTGTTGAAGAAGCAAAAGGTACAGATACATACGTAGATGTAGTTGAAGGTATGCAGTTTGATAGAGGTTATTTATCTCCTTACTTTGTTACCAATGCAGACAAAATGATTGCTGAATTAGAAAATCCTTATATTTTATTATATGACAAGAAAATTTCTAATCTACAAGAATTACTACCTATTTTAGAGCCTGTTGCTCAATCTGGAAGACCTTTGGTTATTATTGCTGAAGATGTTGACGGACAAGCATTAGCTACTTTAGTGGTTAACAAATTAAGAGGTGGTTTAAAAATTGCTGCTGTGAAGGCTCCAGGATTTGGAGACAGAAGAAAAGCAATGCTTGAAGATATTGCTATTTTAACTGGAGGAACAGTAATTGCTGAAGAAAGTGGATTTGCTCTTGACAATGCAACTATTGAAATGTTAGGAACAGCTGAAACTGTAACTATCGACAAAGATAATACTACAATTGTTAATGGTGCTGGTGATGCAGAAAACATCAAAGCAAGAGTAAACCAAATTAAAGCTCAAGTTGAAACTTCTACATCAGACTATGATAAAGAAAAATTACAAGAGCGTTTAGCTAAATTAGCTGGTGGTGTTGCTGTTCTTTATGTTGGTGCTGCTTCTGAAGTAGAAATGAAAGAGAAAAAAGACAGAGTTGATGATGCATTACACGCAACGAGAGCTGCAGTAGAAGAAGGAATCGTTGCAGGTGGTGGAGTTGCTCTTGTTAGAGCTAAAGCTGTCTTAGCAAATATTAAAGCTGAAAATGCTGATGAAGCTACAGGAATTCAAATAGTAAATAAAGCAGTTGAAGCTCCTTTAAGAACAATTGTTGAAAATGCAGGTGGAGAAGGTTCTGTTGTAATTGCTAAAGTATTAGATGGAAAAGGTGATTTTGGTTTTAATGCAAAAACTGGTGAATATGTTGAAATGCTTAAAGCTGGTATTATCGACCCTAAGAAAGTAACACGTGTAGCTCTTGAAAATGCTGCTTCTGTTGCTGGTATGATCTTAACTACAGAATGTGCTTTAATTGATATTAAAGAAAATGAATCAGCAGGACATAGCCACATGGGTGGAGGAATGCCCGGAATGATGTAA
- a CDS encoding co-chaperone GroES has translation MSLNIKPISDRVVIEPMAAETTTASGIIIPDTAKEKPQKGIIVAVGNGKKDHTMTVKTGDVVLYGKYSGTEFKYEGKDYLIMREEEIFAIL, from the coding sequence ATGTCATTAAACATTAAACCTATCTCAGATCGTGTAGTGATTGAACCAATGGCAGCAGAAACAACAACTGCTTCAGGTATTATTATTCCAGATACTGCAAAAGAAAAACCACAAAAGGGAATTATTGTAGCAGTAGGTAATGGTAAGAAAGACCATACTATGACTGTTAAAACAGGAGATGTTGTACTTTATGGTAAGTATTCTGGCACAGAATTTAAATATGAAGGTAAAGATTACCTTATCATGAGAGAAGAAGAAATCTTCGCAATTCTATAA
- the secG gene encoding preprotein translocase subunit SecG — protein MGFTGFLIAITIVCFLLILAIMVQNPKGGGLSSSFGGSQQLGGVQKTTDFLDKSTWTLGGILIALILLSTLAFNGSGSNDSKVLGDDVTIPPVTTTAPATPQAPATEATTTAPVKTEEAAK, from the coding sequence ATGGGATTTACAGGTTTTTTAATTGCAATAACAATTGTTTGCTTTTTATTAATTTTAGCCATTATGGTTCAAAACCCTAAAGGTGGAGGTTTATCTTCTTCATTTGGTGGTTCACAACAATTAGGTGGTGTACAAAAAACAACGGACTTTTTAGATAAAAGTACTTGGACATTAGGTGGGATTTTAATTGCACTTATCTTATTATCAACTTTAGCATTCAATGGAAGTGGATCTAACGATTCAAAAGTTTTAGGTGACGATGTAACTATCCCTCCTGTAACGACTACTGCTCCTGCAACTCCACAAGCTCCTGCGACTGAAGCTACAACTACTGCTCCTGTTAAAACAGAAGAAGCAGCAAAATAA
- a CDS encoding tetratricopeptide repeat protein, with amino-acid sequence MNTKDITYLLNNPFSINEKQTMDLEIVLQQYPFFQSLKALHLKGLYNQDSFRYNYELKKTAAHTTDRSILFDFITSENFTTLQKNNIENIDDYINNITVVDSVFLKMPTTISEIKLEEKEIQTEIENEPTIELVTRFEKVDITISEETKIETTTVIEAQVEQNEIEEKLEIGKPLDFNQSEKHSFQEWLQLTKFSPIEREDEEETEVLDPEKLKKIDIIDRFIELNPKISPVKASTPIPSNIRKTTEEPTHLMTETLAKVYLEQKKYQKAIQAYEILILKYPEKSSFFANRINDIKDLQQNNN; translated from the coding sequence TTGAACACGAAAGACATAACATATCTACTAAACAATCCCTTTTCTATTAACGAAAAGCAAACAATGGACTTAGAAATTGTATTGCAACAATACCCCTTTTTTCAGAGTTTAAAAGCTTTGCATCTAAAAGGATTATACAATCAAGATAGTTTTCGATACAATTATGAATTAAAAAAAACAGCTGCTCACACAACAGATAGAAGTATTCTTTTTGATTTTATAACTTCAGAGAATTTTACAACACTTCAAAAAAATAATATTGAAAACATAGACGACTATATTAATAACATTACTGTTGTAGATAGTGTTTTTCTTAAAATGCCTACTACAATTTCTGAAATAAAACTTGAAGAAAAAGAAATTCAAACTGAGATTGAGAACGAACCTACAATAGAACTTGTTACCCGCTTTGAAAAAGTAGACATTACAATTTCGGAAGAAACCAAAATCGAAACTACAACTGTTATTGAAGCTCAGGTTGAGCAAAACGAAATTGAAGAAAAATTAGAGATTGGAAAACCTTTAGACTTTAATCAGAGTGAAAAACATTCTTTCCAAGAATGGCTTCAATTGACAAAGTTTTCACCTATTGAAAGAGAAGATGAAGAAGAAACTGAGGTTTTGGATCCTGAAAAATTAAAAAAAATAGATATAATTGATCGTTTTATAGAATTAAATCCTAAAATTTCTCCTGTTAAAGCTTCTACTCCAATACCATCAAATATTAGGAAAACCACAGAAGAACCAACACATTTGATGACTGAAACATTAGCAAAGGTCTACTTGGAACAAAAAAAATATCAGAAAGCAATACAAGCTTATGAAATTTTAATTTTGAAATATCCAGAAAAAAGTAGTTTCTTTGCAAACCGAATAAATGATATAAAAGATTTACAACAAAATAATAATTAG
- a CDS encoding LptE family protein, whose amino-acid sequence MKSLFKIIIITVIFTSINSCKYYNFTGAKPIDADTFQVNYFQNNADLIEPGIERIFTLELQDIIQNQTSLNLVPQGGDLLYEGEIVDYRITPMTATADQRAAQNRLSITVLVRFSNKNKEEDDFEKRFSHFHDYPANEQMIGARLTAGLDEIYARITQDIFTESVAKW is encoded by the coding sequence ATCACTCTTTAAAATAATAATAATCACCGTTATATTTACATCAATAAATAGTTGTAAATATTATAACTTCACGGGTGCAAAACCAATTGATGCGGATACATTTCAAGTAAATTATTTTCAAAATAACGCAGATCTTATTGAACCTGGAATAGAAAGAATTTTCACATTAGAGCTACAAGATATAATACAAAATCAAACTAGTCTAAATCTTGTTCCACAAGGAGGCGATTTACTATATGAAGGTGAAATTGTTGACTATAGAATTACACCTATGACAGCTACAGCAGACCAAAGGGCAGCACAGAATAGGTTATCAATCACAGTATTGGTTCGTTTTTCAAATAAAAACAAAGAGGAAGACGATTTTGAAAAACGTTTTTCACACTTCCATGATTATCCAGCAAACGAGCAGATGATTGGAGCCAGATTAACTGCTGGATTAGATGAAATCTACGCAAGAATAACTCAGGACATTTTTACAGAGTCTGTAGCTAAATGGTAA